In Anaerobranca californiensis DSM 14826, the DNA window ATTAGCCTTTCCCAATACTACCCACATAGGGGGTGGGGAAGGTAAGGGAGTTAACTTTTCTCCAATCCCCTGGGCTAGTTGAGTGCCACCTTTTATAAAAAATGGTACATCTGCACCTAAGTTTAATCCAATTTTTTCTAAAGTATCATCATCTAATCCTAAATTCCACATTTTATTAAGGCCTTTTAAAGTGGCAGCACAATCACTGCTTCCGCCCCCCAAACCTGCTGCCACAGGTATATTTTTCTCAATATGTATCTTTACATTTTTATCAATATTACAATATCTTTTTAGCTCTTCCACTGCTTTATATACTAAGTTACCTTGACCTTCCGGGACAAAAGGGTGATTACAGATTATTTGGGTTTCTTCACTTTCTTCTATATGAAGAATATCTGCTAACTCTAAAGTTTGCATTATCATTTCTACTTGGTGATAGCCATCGGGCCTTTTATATAAAACATCTAATGTTAAATTTATTTTTGCCTTTGCTTTCAACTCCATAATTATGCCCCTTTCTTCTCATCCTATACTAAAGGTTAGACTTCACTCTTTTTCTATTATACCAAAAACAATAAATCTTTCATTAATATTAATTTATCTTTTAAAATAAAATATCTCATAAAAAAATAACCTCCTAGGCAAGAAATGGAGGTTACACTATTTTTTCTATTTTCTCCTGTTTTTCCTGTAAAGCTTTTAAAGCTATATCTTTACATAATTGTAGTTTTTCATAAAATACCACTATTAAGTCGTTATTATCTGCCAGTTCCACTGCTTTTTTCACTGCTTGATCTTCTTCCTTTATAATTAAGATCTGCCCTTCATCAACTTTTTTAGCTAACAATCCTTCTTTAAATAATTGGGCCACTTCACCTGGTTTTCTCCCCCTTAAATCTTCATCTTCTTTAATTATAAATATATTACCATAATCTGAGGCTAGTTTACCCATTTCTACATATTGCCTATTTTCCCTATCACCAGGTGCACCTAAAACTAAAATCATTTTTCGGTATTTTAATGATTTGGCAAATTTTAATACATTTAAATAACCATCTTGATTATGGCCATAATCCAACAATACCGTTATGCCCTTTTCTTGATAAATATTTAGCCTTCCTGGATTATGAATATTATTATCAAAACTTTGTAAGCCTTTAATAATTTCTTTCTTCTCGGTATTAAGGGCTATACATGCACCAATAGCTGCTAAAGCATTTTGTACATTATGTAAAGCTTTCCCTTTAATAGTAAATGGAACTTTATTTAATAAAATTATCGGATATGAAATGTCTCCTACTGCATAGTAAACTATATTATCTTTACAAAAAACCCCTTTTCCCCCTATTGCTAAATGTCGTGTAAAGTATCTATTTTTTTCGGGATTTAAAGTAAAATAAATTACTTGAGCTTTTTTATTTACCTTTGCCATTTTTCTAACATAACAATCATCGGCATTTAACACTAAATAACCGTTATCTTTAACTGCTTCTACAACCAAAGACTTTACAAAAAATAAATCATCTAAAGTGTAAATACCATCTTGACCTAAATGGTCATCTGTTATATTGGTAACTACAGCTACATCAGCTAAATCATAACCTAAGCCCCTCTTAATAATTCCTCCCCTAGCAGTTTCTAGTACTGCCACCTCTACTGAGGGGTCATCTAAGACTACTTGAGCACTAATAGGTCCTGTATTATCCCCTTCCATTACCATATAGTCATCTATAAAAACTCCGTCAGTAGTAGTCATCCCTACCCGGAAACCACATTGACGTATAATGTGACTTATTAATCTGGTAGTCGTTGTTTTTCCATTAGTCCCTGTTATAGAAATTATTGGGATTGAAGTGGGAGAACCTTCTGGAAAGAGATAGTCTACAATTTTTTCTCCTACCTGCCTAGCAGTTCCCACACTAGGATAAAGATGCATTCTTATCCCAGGTGACGCATTGACTTCTATCACTGCCCCGTTAGTTTTTGTCAAAGGTTTTGCAATATCTTCTGTTACCAAGTCTATGCCGGCAATATCTAATCCAACAATTTTGCCTATTCTTTTTGCTAACAATACATTTTCATAGTGAATATCGTCTGTGACATCTATTGCTATTCCCCCTGTACTAATATTGGCATTTTCCCTTAAAAAAACCTTCTCCCCTTTAGCTGGTATATAATTTAAACTTTTCTTTTGTTTTGCCAAAACCATTTTTACAACAGGGTCAATTTTAATTTTTGTCAAAGGTTTATCATGGTTTTCGCCCCGCAAAGGATTTTGATTTTCCAAATCTATTAACTCCTTTATAGTATGACAGCCTGTTCCTATAACGTGGGCAGGTAATCTTTCAGCAACTGCTACCACTTCACCATTGACTACTAATATTCGGTAATGTTTACCGGTTATATATTTTTCTACCATGATTTTATTACTATAAATTCGAGCTAATTTATATGCTTTGCGAATTTCACTATCTGTTTGTAAATTTAATGTAACACCTTTTCCTTGATTACCATCACAAGGTTTAATAACAACAGGTAATCCTATATTCTTAGCAACTTCCAATGCTTGTTCTTCAGTATAAACTATTTGTCCTAAGGGTACATTAATGCCACTTTTTTCTAATATTTTTTTAGTTAAAGTTTTATCACAAGCTATATCTACACCGAGGGCAGTTGTAAAGGAGCTGATAGTTGCATTAACCCTTTTTAAATATTTACCTGTACCTAACTGGAGCATACTAGTTTCAGTATCTAACCTTTTTACTGGGATTTTCTTATTTTTAGCACTCATATAAATAGCCATAGTACTAGGGCCTAACTCAATATTGCTTTTAATCTTCTGCAATTTAACTAACTCTTTTTGTAAATTTACCTTTTTATTTTCTATAATATTTTTAACTAATTTAACGGCACATTCAGCTACTTTTGTACCTAACTGGTAGTAAGGACATTCAAAAACAATAAAATATTGATTAGGTTCTTTTATAACCCTCGTTTTACCAAACCTTAAGTTATACTCTAATAGTTTTAAAATTTCTAAACAAACATGTTCAATTACATGTCCAAAAAAAGTTCCTTCTTCTAGTCTTTTTTTAAATCCCTTTGCCTTTGATATTCCACATTGATGTTCTGCAATACCTGGTAAAATTTCTAAAAGCTTTTCATTAAAACCTTTTATTTCTTTACTCTCCCGCTGTCCATATTTACCTAAATCTATTTCTAAATATAGAACTGGTTTATGAGCATAAATATTCCTTCCGTTATAATGTTTGATTTGTAAAATTTCCACAAGTCATCCTCCTAATTAATAAGGGGCTTTCTTTTTTTTAAATCAAAACCATAACCTTGGGGTAATATATGTACTAATATATCCGTTATTGCTAAAGGTTGATGGGGTTTTAATTCTGAAACATTTGTAAAGGTTGATCCTTGGGCATCTACAATGGTTATTGTCTGAGAACCTATAACCCTTAATTTTGCAGTGCTATCTATTACTACTGCTGTATCTTCATCTATCCCTATCCCCAAAATGTAAGGGTTTTGGGCAACGGCAGCTAATAATCTACCCAGCCTTCCCCTTTGAGCAAAATGCTGATCTATTACCACTTGATTGACCAAAGCCATCCCAGGTGCCATGTTGAGGATCCCCAGTTGTGGGGTAGCCTCACCATTACCTCCTATTATCATCGTAGCACTCATGGCAGCAGCACCGGCACTGGTTCCTGCAATAACTATCCCGTTCTTATAGGCTTTTTGTAAAGAGTGATTAACTGGCGTCCCCCCTAAGATACTAGTAATTCTCAACTGATCTCCACCGGTAAAAAATATCCCTGTAGCTTCTTCGATGATTTTTTGGACTCTAGCACAAAATGCATCTTTTCTCGAATCTATTTTAATTATTTCCACTTCTGCTACCCCAATTTTTTTAAAAATATTAATATATTGTTCTCCCATTTTTTCTGGTTCTTCCGTTGCAGTAGGCATTATTACAATTTTCCCATCTTTTCCACCAGCTAACTTTACAAACTCTTTTAATATAATACATTCCCCTTCTTTATCTTCTGCTCCTCCAATTATTAATAAATTCCCTTCTACCTTTTCCATATAAATCACTCCCATAAAAACCCTCTTGTTTCTATTATTTGCCAAGTTTATAGTTAATTATTCATTACTATTGGGAAGACTTTTTAAAATAAAAAAAAGTGCCAAAGGCACTTTTTTTAGCCACATTTAGAATAACCACAGTTAGTGCAAATTATGCATCCACTTTCAAACCTTATAGGTTTTCCACATTCTGGACAAGAAGGTTTTTCCTTTTTACTTTCTTCGTTAAGGGAAGTTGCTGTAATTTCTTCTTTTACTCTATATTGTTCTTTTTTCAAACTACCGATTTTCTTAATTGCCCTGGAAATAGCATCTGGACAAGAAGTTACATTTATTCCAGGTCTTCTAATACATGCTGGGCATCTTATCCCCCTTAATTGTTCAATGATTGTTTCTTCTGAAATTCCTGACCTTAAAGCGATAGATATCAATCTACTAGTGGCCTCTGATTGGGATGCACAACCCCCATCTCTACCTGTATTAGTAAAAACTTCACAAATTCCATACTCATCAGAGTTAACACTAATGTACAAATTACCACAACCTATTTTTACCTTTTCTGTGGTACCAACAGTAATATCTGGTCTAGGTCTTGGTACTATTGAATTAACGGGAAAAACCTCTCCTTTACTAACCCCTTCTTTTTCCTTATTATCAACTTTAGATAAAACCTGACTATCTCTACTTCCATCTCTGTAAACTGTTACCCCTTTACATTTTAACTTATAACTTAACATAAATACTTCTTTGACATCTTCTCTAGTGGCGTCATAAGGGAAATTAACAGTTTTAGAAACGGCATTATCAGTATATTTTTGGAAAGCACTCTGAATTTCCACATGCCACTGGGGACTAATATCATGGGCTGTCACAAAAATTTTCTGAACATCTACAGGTATTTCCTTTAACCCTTGAATACTACCCTTTTGAGCTATTTTTTCCATTAATTCTTCACTATAAAAGCCCCTTGCCTTTGCCACCTCTTCAAATAAAGGATGGACTTCTAATAACTCTTCATTATCTAAAATAGTTCTTTTATAACAAAGGGCGAAAATAGGTTCAATACCACTAGATACCCCTGCTATCATACTTATAGTTCCTGTAGGTGCTATAGTAGTGGTAGTAGCATTTCTTAAAGCTTTATATCCCATATCAGGATAAATACTGAGATGGAAGTTAGGGAAGGAACCCCTTTCTTCTGCTAACTTTTCTGAGGCCATTTTCGACTCTTTTTGGATAAATTCCATTAACTGTTCCGCAACTTTTACCCCTTTTTCACTGTTATAAGGGATTCCTAGTTTGATCAAACAATCGGCAAAGCCCATAACTCCTAATCCAATTTTTCTATTGCCATGTACCATCTCGGTAATTTCTTTTAATGGATAAACTCCCATATCTATTACATTATCTAAAAATCTAACTGAAAGATGAACAATATCTTTTAAATAATTATAATCAATTTCCCCATCTCTAACTACTTTAGCTAAATTTATAGACCCTAAATTACAGGCTTCGTATGGCAGTAAAGGCTGTTCTCCACAGGGATTAGTGCTTTCAATTTCCCCTAAAAGGGGTGTAGGATTCTTCTCATTTATTCTGTCTAAAAATACAATACCAGGCTCCCCGCTTTTCCAGGCAGAATCTACTATTAAATCGAAAACTTCCCTGGCTCTAAGGGATTTGACTTTTTCTTTATTCCTAGGATTAATTAAGTCATAATGTTCATCCTTTTCCACTGCTTCCATAAATTTTTCTGTAATACCTACAGATAAATTGAAATTGGTCAATTCTTCATTATTCTGTTTAACTGTTATAAATTCTAAAATATCAGGATGATCTACCCGAAGTATTCCCATATTTGCTCCTCTACGGGTACCCCCCTGTTTTACTGCTTCTGTAGCTGCATTAAATACTTTCATAAAGGAAATAGGACCACTGGCGACGCCCCCTGTAGTTAATACCCGATCTTTCTGTGGTCTTATCCGGGAAAATGAAAATCCTGTACCACCACCGCTTTTATGTATTAATGCCGCATTCTTAATAGTTTCAAATATACTCTCCATAGAATCTTCTACTGGCAAAACGAAACATGCAGCTAGTTGTTGTAACTCCCTGCCAGCATTCATCAATGTAGGTGAGTTTGGCAAAAATGCTAAACTAATCATAAGTTCATAAAATTTTTCTGCTATTTCCCTAATTTCTTCATCATTTTTACCGTATTTTTTTTCTGCTTCACTAATATTTAAGGCTACCCTTTTAAACATGTCTTCAGGTGTTTCAATAACTTTGCCACCTTCTTTTTTTAAGTATCTTCTTTCTAACACTGTTAGAGCATTTGCTGACAACTGAGCTTTCCCTTTCAAAACCATCCCTCCATACTAAATGTAGTGTTAAATAAGATTATAAACCACAATATATAGTATTTCAATAGAAATTTCTATTAATATAAAAATAAAATTTTTAGTCAAATGTATCTATCCCTCATATACTATAAAAAGGAGGTTATTGCTATGTCTAAAATTATTATAAGTTTAAATGATAAAAAGCTATACTTTTATGTTAACAATCTCTTACAAGGTGTGTATCCTATATCTATTGGAAAACCGGAAACTCCTACACCTATCGGAGAATTTACTGTAATTGAAAAAACTGTTAATCCAGGGGGAGGATTAGGAACTAGATGGTTAGGATTTACTAGGGAAAAACATGGAATTCACGGAACAAATAATCCTTCTACTATTGGTAAAGCTGTGTCAGCAGGTTGTGTACGAATGTACAACCATCATATTGAAGCTATTTATCCATATGTTCCCATTGGAACACCAATAATTATTAAAGATTTTTATCAGGATCCAAATGTTAGTTACTTCGATGATTTTTATTATCATTCCACAAATAAATATTATACTGTAAAGGCTGGAGATAGTTTATGGAAAATAGGCCAAAAATACGGCACAACTGTTCATGGGTTAAAAAAAGCCAATAACTTAAATTCAGACTTAATATTTCCTGGGCAAACCCTTATAATACCTTAAAAAAAAGACAGCCTTTCCGCTGTCTTTTTTTATTGCCCCTTTATTTCCCTACAAACATTTGGGTAAACATAATCCCATAGGGACCCCCTTCAACAATTCCTATACCTATATGGGTGAAGTTGGGATTCAATATGTTTGCCCTATGACCTGGGGAGTTCATCAAATTGGTATGAGCTCTAATTACACTGGGAGAACCTGCTAGATTTTCACCAGCAGTCCTAAAGGATATGCCAAAACTTCTCATCATATCAAAGGGACTACCATATACCGGCGAATTATGGGCAAAATATTTATTTACAATCATATCTTGACTTTTTAGTCTGGCTACCATAACGATGTTTTGGTCCATTATTAAAGGCTTTAATCCATGCCTTACCCTTTCTTGGTTAACCAATTCTAGCATTTCAAGTTCCATCTGCTGTTGCTTAGTTTGTTGTTGTGGTGGTTGTTGTGATGGTAATTGCTGTTGTTGTGGCTGTGGCATTTCCTTTGTTGATGGAATAAGCAATCTTTGATCAATGTATATTATGTGATTGGATAAACCATTAGTTTCCATAATAGCACTTACTGTAGTGTTAAACCGTTGAGCTAATAAAAATAAAGTATCTCCCCTTTGAACTGTATAAACTATAACATTTTTAGAATCAACCTTTAATAAATTTTTTATAGTGTTTTTAGTCTGTCTACCTACTATACCATCGACAAGTAAGTTGTTTTGTTGTTGAAACAGAAGGACGGCACTTTTTGTTAAATTGCCAAATATTCCATCTATCGGCCCAGGATTAAAACCTAACTGTGCTAAATCCCGTTGAAGGAATTGAACACTTTCTCCTACACTGCCAAACCTTAACAGCTCATTAGTATCTAAATAGGCTAATGAAATAGTAGGTATATTGAACAAAAAAAGACAAATTACTAAAATACTTATTAACTTTTTAATAATAATCCCTCCTTACTTTTTGTTAACATAATTCTACATAAAAGTCGGTAGGGATGTAAATGGTAATATTTACTGATAAATTTTTCTCTTAATATCCCAAAGCCCTTTCCCAGCACCCCTTGTATTTATTATTTATAATTTTAGAAGGTGTGGTTAATCACACCTTCTAAAATCTTAACCTTTTGGTTTGGGAACACATGGAATTATTATCTTTTGACCCGGGAAAATCAAATTAGGATCTAAAATGGTATCTTTGTTTGCATTAATAAGATCATTTAGACTTATACCAAAACGTTTAGCTATTTTGAATAAGGTGTCCCCTGGTTGCACCACATATATTATATAGCTAGCATCAGGAGGGCATAAATCATGGTCTGGAATATTTACATCAGTTACCACTTCAATTTGTCCCGTTTCTGTAACTTTGACGAACAATTCAAGAACCGCTGTTTGCCTTCCACTTAAACCATTATCATAAAGATCAATTTTTGTATATTCTACTCTAGGGGTAACATCAACATTCATACCTGGTCTTACACCCTCAATATGAATAAAGTGGGTAAATGGTTCTGATGGTAAAGTTAATTCTTTCAATACATTAGTCTCTTCATCTACATAAAATACTTGTTTATCTAATTCACCTTTAATTATCACTTTATTATCAATAGGTTTAACTTCAGTAATATTTACACTAGCTACTATATTGGCTATTTTTTTGGCAGGTTTAGGGAATTTAACTTCTGCTGTAATATTGAGTTGTTCTGTTCCTTCCCCTACTACATTTTCCACTTTGAATAATTCTTTATATACGTCTACTCCAGTAGCTCCTACCACAACCTCTATTTGGACTGTTTCTGTTACCTTTACAAACAACTCTATGACTGCAGTTTGCCTAGCAATACTTCTATCATTACTGTCAATAATATGATCTATAAATTCCACTCTAGGATATATTTGGACATTCATTCCTGGTCGTGCACCGGGAATATCAATGAATTGGGTAAATTTCTCATCTATAGATTTTTCTTTTACTATACCTTTTCTTTCTTCCACATAGTAAATTTGTTTATGGAGAATTCCTTCAATAATTACCTTATCTTCTATTACTCTAGCAGTTACATCTTTAAAGGTGCTATCTACTGTTGCTATTTTTTTCACTGGGTCAGGAAATTCTACATCAGAAATTACAGATGTTTGAACTGTTCCTTCTCCAATAACGTTTTGTACTTTTACCAATTCTTTATAAGGTGTGATATGTGCTCCTATAATATCAGTTACTACCTCAAGCTGTACTGTTTCTGTTACTTTTACAAATATTTCTAGGATTGCTGTTTGCTTAACTTTAGTTTTATATCCTGGGTGGTGACCAGATTGCAAAACTACTTCCTCTTCTTCCCGATACTTCTTACTAGGTATAATTTCAAACCTCACATCCTCTACTCTAACTTTAACTTGGGCGTGATTTCCTGGATACGCTCCATTGATGTGAACAAATTGAGTAAACTTCTCTGGTGGTAATGTTTCTGAATAAACAATATCATCTTCTCCTACATAATAAACCTGTTTGACAATAACCCCTTCTACAATAACTTTATCTTCAATAACAGTAGTTTTTATTTGGTCTGCAGGGATTGTTACTTCTGGAGTTAAAAATCTTTTAACACGTCTTGGTAAGTTAAAGTCTCGAACAACGGAAAATTGTTTTTTATCTTCTCCAATAACATAATCAAGTTTCAATAGTTCTTTTATTACTTCAACTTTAGGCTTTTTGCCATCATAATAAGTCATTTTTTATCCTCCTCTCTCTTTTTACCTTATACATATTCCTTCTCATTCTATGAATATGCTATAAATGTCTAATATGTGTTAGTTTTTTTAAAAAAGTAAATATTTTTTAAAGTAAATTTTCCCTAATTTCTAGATATGCCTTATACCCTAAATCTATCAATTCCTTTGTTTTATTAAAATTTCCTAAATGTACTGTTGGAATATTAGGTCTAATTACTATATCTGGTACAACTGAGTATTTACTATTATCTACTGCAACAGTTATTACTCTACTACCCAAATCAATTATTCCTAAAGGTTTACTATCAAAGGGAGGTCTTTTTGTAACTTCTACAGATATTATTTTTTTACAACCTATTTTACGAACTAAGAATACTGGTATATTATTAGTTAAACCTCCATCAATAAAATACCCTTCTTGGTAATTCACTCCTCTGTAAACTAAAGGAATTGAAATACTTGCCCGTATAGCTAAATATAATGGTATTTCTGATATAACTAATCCTTCAAAATCCCTAAAGGCCTGTGGCACATTAGTAAATATAGTATCTAAACCTGTATTTATATCTACAGCAGTAATTGCTAAAGGAGTTTTAACATTAGAAATATTTTCTTCACCAAAAATTTGTTTAATAATTCTTGTCAATCTTTCTCCCTTTAATAAACTCCAATAGTTAGTATTTTCTAGACTAAAATTACCTAATAACAAACCAAAATACCCTTTAATAATTGACCAAATATTTATCCTTATATCTAAAATATCTTTTTGATTCAATGTATTTACTACTTCTATTAAATCCTTATAATCCTTCCCTTTAGCAACGGCTGCTGCCATAATAGCTCCTACACTACTTCCACTAACAGCACTAATTGGGATATTATCTCTTTGAAAACCTTTTATAACACCTATATGGGCAATTCCCCTTTGCCCCCCACCACTAAAACTTACCCCCACATATTTATCACCTCTCTTTACATAATATTCAAGTTTCCTAAAAATGTGCAAAAAATAAAACCCCCTATTAGCGGTTTTACCACAAAGGAGGTTTTATTTTTTTAAGAAACTGAAAAGGGAATCTTTTTATCATCATTACTATAAACAGTTAGTTCTACTGTTTCTGTCAATATATCAGCATATGAAAATGAAAGTCTTCTTTGATAATTTTCTTCACTTACTAATACTAAAAAATGTGAGGGGTAAATTTGTTCAAGAACCCCTGTCCTTTCCATCGTTTTTTTCCTTCCTCGATTAGCCCTTAAAGAGATCTTTTTACCCAAGTAACCTTCTAAATCATGCTTAATAGTGGCCAAGGTGGTTTTATTAGCCAAGGACATCACCCCATAAATTAATTTTAGTTTATTCTAACATTTCTGAGGTTTTTTGTCAAGAAAATAAATATTATAACAGGTGATATAAACTTTTGTCAAGAAAAAATTTTAAGATTCCATTAACTACCCCTTCAGCCACCTTAACAATATTTTCTTCTTTAATAATTATCTGTTCTTCCACTGGATTAGTAATAAATAAAGGCTCAATTAAAGCCGCTGGCATTTTAGTTTCCCTAATACATAAAAATTAGCCTGTTTTACCCCTCTGTTTCTTCTTTGCAATTTTTCCAACAGTTGTGATTGTAATAAAATAGCTAGCTTTTCACTACCCTTTGTCCCTTGGCTAGACCAATATGTTTCAGTTCTATTAGCCTTTGGATCGCTAAATCCGTTATAGTGGACACTTGTAACTCTTTGTCATAATTTTTATCAATTAATATTTTAATAAAAGTTTGATTATTATTTTTTTCTATATTTATTTTTTCAATACCATTCATTAAATTTCCCCCCTTAGATTGAATACGGGGACTTAGGCAATCCCCTTCTGAATTTGCCTCGACTTTCTACTCCTCCTACCCCATCTAAACCTGTTATAGTATTTTGGATTACATCATAAATACAAACAGATTCCATAATAGATGTATAGGCAATTTTTTCCATAATAAACACCGGGTCTAAACAATGGATTAAAACCCTCTGTGGCGAACTGGCAAAGTTCGCTCCTGCCCCTAATAATGCCTCATAATGGGATTGACAAGCACCTGCAAAAATAATCAAATCATCTTTACTTGGCTCAAATTTTCTAGCAGCTTTAGTAGCTTCTACAAAGTATTTAGATGTTCGATAGTTATTTAAATTTAAAAAATCATTATTTTTTTTAGTTAAACCATCATGACCTGTAAGTACTAGTATATCGGGGTTATGTTTACTTAATAACTCTTCAACTACCTTTGGCTGCCTTTCTTCTGGTACATGATAAGGATAAACTGTTAATCCTAAATCTTTATATGCTTTTGTACAAATATCCAAGTATTCTTTATCTCCATCTAAATGAACTATAGTTCCTGGAACATCGTAATAGTCTTTTTCATATTTACCTGTATACTTTTTACTTCTTACTAAGTTTCTTTGGTATTCAATATTACTAATAGTACGCCTATAAATTAAATTTATCTTTTTTTTATACTCTAAAATTTCTTTTGGTGTTAATAATTTTAAATCGGAGAATTTGGCATCTGCTATTAACCGCATATCTATACCCTTAAGATGGGCAATTTTATTATCTAAATCTATATTAATGATTTCAAAACAAATATCATTTCCATAAGATTTTCGAGTAACTAAATCACCAACTTTAAAATCCATCTTATTTCCCCCCTTTTTTACTATAATATGTCTAAAAATTTTGTTGGTGACTTTAATCAACACTGGCATATACTTTAATAGACCTACTAAAAAGGGGTGATTATAATGCTTTTTGCTATAGTCCCTGCACAAAACGAAGAGGACAGAATTTCCACCGCTTTAAACCATCTACTCTTTGTTGGTGTAGATAAAGTTGTAGTTGTGGCCAATGGCTGTATAGATAGAACCGAGGAAATTGTAATAAAAAATTACCCCCAAGTACACCTTATAACCTTTAAACAGTCTTTAGGAATAGATATTCCAAAAGCTATAGGCTGTGCTTGGGCATTAAATCAAGGGGCTACTGATTTTCTATTTTATGATGGAGATCTTGTCGGTGAGATAACCTCTGAACTAACTTTACTAATTAATAACCATTTTGAAAATAATTATGACTTAACATTAACAAACTGTTACCCTATTCCTAACCTTATTCAAAATTTACCAAAAGAATTGGTTTTACCTAGATTTCACCTTAATGAGTTATTAGGTGTGTTAGATTTAATTGGTATTTCTACTCCATCCCACG includes these proteins:
- a CDS encoding cyanophycinase, encoding MEKVEGNLLIIGGAEDKEGECIILKEFVKLAGGKDGKIVIMPTATEEPEKMGEQYINIFKKIGVAEVEIIKIDSRKDAFCARVQKIIEEATGIFFTGGDQLRITSILGGTPVNHSLQKAYKNGIVIAGTSAGAAAMSATMIIGGNGEATPQLGILNMAPGMALVNQVVIDQHFAQRGRLGRLLAAVAQNPYILGIGIDEDTAVVIDSTAKLRVIGSQTITIVDAQGSTFTNVSELKPHQPLAITDILVHILPQGYGFDLKKRKPLIN
- the cphA gene encoding cyanophycin synthetase yields the protein MEILQIKHYNGRNIYAHKPVLYLEIDLGKYGQRESKEIKGFNEKLLEILPGIAEHQCGISKAKGFKKRLEEGTFFGHVIEHVCLEILKLLEYNLRFGKTRVIKEPNQYFIVFECPYYQLGTKVAECAVKLVKNIIENKKVNLQKELVKLQKIKSNIELGPSTMAIYMSAKNKKIPVKRLDTETSMLQLGTGKYLKRVNATISSFTTALGVDIACDKTLTKKILEKSGINVPLGQIVYTEEQALEVAKNIGLPVVIKPCDGNQGKGVTLNLQTDSEIRKAYKLARIYSNKIMVEKYITGKHYRILVVNGEVVAVAERLPAHVIGTGCHTIKELIDLENQNPLRGENHDKPLTKIKIDPVVKMVLAKQKKSLNYIPAKGEKVFLRENANISTGGIAIDVTDDIHYENVLLAKRIGKIVGLDIAGIDLVTEDIAKPLTKTNGAVIEVNASPGIRMHLYPSVGTARQVGEKIVDYLFPEGSPTSIPIISITGTNGKTTTTRLISHIIRQCGFRVGMTTTDGVFIDDYMVMEGDNTGPISAQVVLDDPSVEVAVLETARGGIIKRGLGYDLADVAVVTNITDDHLGQDGIYTLDDLFFVKSLVVEAVKDNGYLVLNADDCYVRKMAKVNKKAQVIYFTLNPEKNRYFTRHLAIGGKGVFCKDNIVYYAVGDISYPIILLNKVPFTIKGKALHNVQNALAAIGACIALNTEKKEIIKGLQSFDNNIHNPGRLNIYQEKGITVLLDYGHNQDGYLNVLKFAKSLKYRKMILVLGAPGDRENRQYVEMGKLASDYGNIFIIKEDEDLRGRKPGEVAQLFKEGLLAKKVDEGQILIIKEEDQAVKKAVELADNNDLIVVFYEKLQLCKDIALKALQEKQEKIEKIV
- the ispE gene encoding 4-(cytidine 5'-diphospho)-2-C-methyl-D-erythritol kinase, whose product is MELKAKAKINLTLDVLYKRPDGYHQVEMIMQTLELADILHIEESEETQIICNHPFVPEGQGNLVYKAVEELKRYCNIDKNVKIHIEKNIPVAAGLGGGSSDCAATLKGLNKMWNLGLDDDTLEKIGLNLGADVPFFIKGGTQLAQGIGEKLTPLPSPPPMWVVLGKANMGVSTKEVYSNLNLENISKRPNTQSMIKAIETGDIKEICNNLCNVLETVTLKKYSTVRNIKNRMAQMGANGVLMSGSGPTVYGLCNTYDKAVRIAKNLETLTEEVYVTKFC
- a CDS encoding L,D-transpeptidase family protein yields the protein MSKIIISLNDKKLYFYVNNLLQGVYPISIGKPETPTPIGEFTVIEKTVNPGGGLGTRWLGFTREKHGIHGTNNPSTIGKAVSAGCVRMYNHHIEAIYPYVPIGTPIIIKDFYQDPNVSYFDDFYYHSTNKYYTVKAGDSLWKIGQKYGTTVHGLKKANNLNSDLIFPGQTLIIP
- a CDS encoding peptidoglycan-binding protein; protein product: MFNIPTISLAYLDTNELLRFGSVGESVQFLQRDLAQLGFNPGPIDGIFGNLTKSAVLLFQQQNNLLVDGIVGRQTKNTIKNLLKVDSKNVIVYTVQRGDTLFLLAQRFNTTVSAIMETNGLSNHIIYIDQRLLIPSTKEMPQPQQQQLPSQQPPQQQTKQQQMELEMLELVNQERVRHGLKPLIMDQNIVMVARLKSQDMIVNKYFAHNSPVYGSPFDMMRSFGISFRTAGENLAGSPSVIRAHTNLMNSPGHRANILNPNFTHIGIGIVEGGPYGIMFTQMFVGK
- a CDS encoding vitamin B12-dependent ribonucleotide reductase; translated protein: MKGKAQLSANALTVLERRYLKKEGGKVIETPEDMFKRVALNISEAEKKYGKNDEEIREIAEKFYELMISLAFLPNSPTLMNAGRELQQLAACFVLPVEDSMESIFETIKNAALIHKSGGGTGFSFSRIRPQKDRVLTTGGVASGPISFMKVFNAATEAVKQGGTRRGANMGILRVDHPDILEFITVKQNNEELTNFNLSVGITEKFMEAVEKDEHYDLINPRNKEKVKSLRAREVFDLIVDSAWKSGEPGIVFLDRINEKNPTPLLGEIESTNPCGEQPLLPYEACNLGSINLAKVVRDGEIDYNYLKDIVHLSVRFLDNVIDMGVYPLKEITEMVHGNRKIGLGVMGFADCLIKLGIPYNSEKGVKVAEQLMEFIQKESKMASEKLAEERGSFPNFHLSIYPDMGYKALRNATTTTIAPTGTISMIAGVSSGIEPIFALCYKRTILDNEELLEVHPLFEEVAKARGFYSEELMEKIAQKGSIQGLKEIPVDVQKIFVTAHDISPQWHVEIQSAFQKYTDNAVSKTVNFPYDATREDVKEVFMLSYKLKCKGVTVYRDGSRDSQVLSKVDNKEKEGVSKGEVFPVNSIVPRPRPDITVGTTEKVKIGCGNLYISVNSDEYGICEVFTNTGRDGGCASQSEATSRLISIALRSGISEETIIEQLRGIRCPACIRRPGINVTSCPDAISRAIKKIGSLKKEQYRVKEEITATSLNEESKKEKPSCPECGKPIRFESGCIICTNCGYSKCG